AACAAAAATCGGATGATATAGAGTTCAACCCTTTCCTCAAATGCCCTGAGGTTGATGTCATCCGTGCCACGTCGTGCAACGAGAGCGCATCGATGGATCACGGCCGGTCAGTAGTGTATGTGATATGCCAGCATCTGAGGAAGAAGAAACCGCTCCAGGAGGCTTGGAGGGCTTTCTTGAATCAGTCGGATGTGAAGGTCGACCTCTCCGGGTGCCCAATGGCGGCCGCCTCTGTTGTCAAGGAAGTAACTCTTGTAAGGCCTTGGTATTTCACATTTTGGCTGATGTCTGCTCAGCCATTCCTACAGGTTTTCCTGCCTTATTTTGTGATGGGATTGGTGGCATTTGCACCATTGAACTTCATCTTCTACTTGAACAAGATGAAGGGAGTAGAGATGGTGTATTTGCTTCCATTTTTTTGGGTTTGGTCAGGCATTCTAGCAGGGCTCGTGTGTGGTGTGAGCAAATGGATTCTTGTAGGGAAGAAGAAACAGGGCAAAATTGAACCGATTTGGAGTATTGGGATATTCATGGACACTATTTGGCAGGCTATAAAGACATTGGTTGGTGAGTATTTGATGGAAATGACGagcggttcggttatcttcaacTTGTGGTTGAAGGCGATGGGATCGGATGTTGCGTGGGATGGCGGCGCGTACGTTGACAGCATGGGAGCTGCGTTGAATCCGGAACTGATGGAAATACAAGAGAATGGTGTTGTTGGAAGAGAAGCGTTGATGTTTGGGCACATCTACGAGGGCGATGAGGGTAAGGTCAAGTATGGCAAGGTCGTTGTGAAGAGAGGCGGATTGATCGGGAGCAGAGCTGTGGCCCTGCCCGGAGCTACCGTGGGCAGTGGAGCCACCTTAGCTCCTCTCTCCCTTGCCATGAAGGAAGAGTTTGTTACCTAAACTTTTCATACAAATTTAAGTTGTTAGTTTCATCTTTATATAGTGAAAATCAATGTTTGTTGATGTTGTAATGATCTGTCAAGCATAATAAATTTCTTAAATACTATGTATGCAAACATGTTAAACTATAGAATCACAAGAAAATACTAATCATCCAAATTTATTGGTTTGCCGTAAATTCAAATGCTATCACATGTGCAACGACTAAATTGACAGCTCAAATCTGTTATGGTTTGCATTATCAACAGTGAGTCATGGCCATCATCTTTGACCTCTAGAGCCATTTCTCTATTTAATCTTTTCTTGCCAAACTTAATGCTCACACACCACAAATTGGAATTAATTGGAAGATGGCAAAAGTTGATATTGTTTCTTCATGTCTTGTTGGAAGCATAAGTGCTCCTTTTATGTCAAAACTTGATCTCACCACTTGGGATTTAAGACTACTCCAAACAAATCATATTCAAAAAGGTCTCATCTATCAAAACTCTGAATCCCACAAAAACTTAATCCAGCACCTCAAAAACTCCCTCTCCCGCGCACTAGCCTTCTTTCCGCCGCTCGCCGGCCGGTTCGCCATCACCGGATATGATGACAGCACGGCAAGCTTCTTCGTTGACTGCAATAACGCAGGAGCCGAGTTTACTCACGCGGCAGCAGCATCCGTCTCCATCTCCGACATCATCGAGCCAAAGTACATACCCGAAATTGTGCATTCGTTGTTCCGGCTCAACGACACCAACTATTCGGAAGGGATTTCGAAGCCTCTGCTGGCGGTGCAAGTCACCGAGCTCGCGGACGGCCTCTTCATCGGCTGCACCGCCAATCACGCCGTCGTGGACGGCACCTCCTTCTGGCATTTCATCAACTCTTGGTCCGAGATCTCCCGCGGCTCCGACACGATCTCGAACGTCCCAGTGTTCGACCGCTGGTATCCTAGCAAAACCGCTGAGggtaataatataatatatcaCTTTCTGCGTCCATATTGTTAGTGTCCAACTTATGgtgtttttaaaaatttataacacAAATAATTGCGTCTATATTTTTATGTCAGCGAATAGACGCATCCATCTCCCCACGCTGGAGAAGAACCTTATCCCTCCGTCATCGCTGCCACAGAGGGTGTTCCGTTTCACCGGAGCAAATGTGGCTGAGCTTAAGGCCGAGGCAAACTCCGAAGCTGGGACCGATCACAAAATATCTTCTCTGCAAGCAGTCTTGGCCCATCTATGGCAGAGCACCACACGCTGCGGCCACTCGAGCGGCGGAGAAACTCGGATAATGATGGCGATTGGCGCAAGGGGAAGAATGTCTCTGCCGGAGGGGTATTTCGGGAACGCGGCTTATGTTGCTGCGACGGCGATTAGTGAGGCTGATCTGTTGAAGAATGGGTTAGGCGCAGCTGCGGTCAAGATCAGTGAGCTGGTTTGTCAGCAGAGTAGTGAGGAAATAGCGCGATACGTTGAAGAGAAGGTGGAGTTTGTGACGTTAGAGGAAATGGCGAAGAGTAGTCCGTGTGTGGTTGTGGGGGGTTCGCAGCGGGATGATGTGTACGGGAATGATTTCGGGTGGGGGAAACCGATTGCTGTGAGGAGTGGGAAAGCGCAGAAATTTGATGGGTTGGTTGTGGTTTTGCCGGCGGTGGAGGATGGCGGTATCGACGTGGAGGTTTGCTTGGCTGAGGTGAAGTTACAGGCAATGGAGCGTGATGCTGCGTTCATGGGAATATTTCTCTGATCAATAAATAATGTATTTCTGAGCCCAATAACGCATTTATATGCAAGGCCCAATAACAATTTAAGTGAATTACAGGCAAGGAATAATGgattaacatattttaaataGACTCCACTACTCAATCTTTTGGGGAtcttttagttttttattttttattttttattttttattttttattttttatttttgagggATATTAGAGCAATAATTTCGAatgggaataaaaaaaaagtttatataTCATCAACGTGATAAAAGGCTAGTCGCAATTCATAATTCTATACGTAGTTAATTATTCAATATTCACTATTTAGTCACTAGATATCAATGCCATTACTTAACTATTAAATGTAATTTAATATAGGGTTTGATCCACTTCGCCCATGGACGGACATGTGTCCCTTTTAATTAAGTTCTTATCATCTCCTATCTTGTTTCCGTTGTTTAAATTTCACTAGAAATATGGATTTGAAAAAGGGGGGAAaatgtagtagtaatttttgCAATAATCaaatcatatatttatataattagaagaaaatgaattaataaaaacTCTCTCCAATATCTATAGTCTTAGTTTGATCTTTGTATTTTATCCCAAAAGGGGTGAAATAAGGAAGAGCAATAGTCAAATTTAAAATAGTCATTTTTATGGCATTATGGTTCATCACACGGAGACAACCTAGTCAAA
This genomic interval from Salvia splendens isolate huo1 chromosome 13, SspV2, whole genome shotgun sequence contains the following:
- the LOC121761090 gene encoding uncharacterized acetyltransferase At3g50280-like, which translates into the protein MAKVDIVSSCLVGSISAPFMSKLDLTTWDLRLLQTNHIQKGLIYQNSESHKNLIQHLKNSLSRALAFFPPLAGRFAITGYDDSTASFFVDCNNAGAEFTHAAAASVSISDIIEPKYIPEIVHSLFRLNDTNYSEGISKPLLAVQVTELADGLFIGCTANHAVVDGTSFWHFINSWSEISRGSDTISNVPVFDRWYPSKTAEANRRIHLPTLEKNLIPPSSLPQRVFRFTGANVAELKAEANSEAGTDHKISSLQAVLAHLWQSTTRCGHSSGGETRIMMAIGARGRMSLPEGYFGNAAYVAATAISEADLLKNGLGAAAVKISELVCQQSSEEIARYVEEKVEFVTLEEMAKSSPCVVVGGSQRDDVYGNDFGWGKPIAVRSGKAQKFDGLVVVLPAVEDGGIDVEVCLAEVKLQAMERDAAFMGIFL